The genomic stretch TGGCAGCGGTTCAGCGTGCCGTACGAAAAAGACATGAACGTGATCAGCGTGCTGCAGCGGATCGCCGCCATGGCCACGACGATTGACGGCGAGCACGTCGCGCCCGTGGCTTGGGATTGCAATTGCCTGGAGGAAGTCTGCGGCGCTTGCACGATGGTCATCAATGGCCGGGTGCGGCAAGCTTGCTCGGCACTGGTCGATCGGCTGTTGGAGGATAATCCGCAGGAAATCGAGTTGCGGCCGGCCGGCAAATTTCCAGTGGTGCGAGATTTGTTTGTCGACCGTTCGCGCATGTTCCAGGCGCTAAAGCGCATCAAGGGCTGGATTCCGGTCGACGGTTATTTCGATCACGGAGCGGGCCCCTTGGTGTCGCCGGAAGTGCAACAACAGGCCTATCCGCTTAGTGAGTGCATGAGTTGCGGCTGCTGTCTGGAAGCCTGTCCGCAATATGCCAAGATTGAATTGGCGCGGCACGACGGCGAAAGCGAGGCGCATTTCGCGGCCCGCAAGCAAGCGGCGTACAACCGGGGGTTTATCGGCGCGGCGGCGATCAGCCAGGCGATGTTGTTCAACATGCACCCCACCGGGCAGATGAATGCCGACGAGCGGTTGGACGCGTTGATGTCGGAAGGGGGCTTGCAAATGTGCGGCAACGCGCAGA from Pirellulales bacterium encodes the following:
- the sdhB gene encoding succinate dehydrogenase iron-sulfur subunit; this translates as MSNLHGSSNGHDAQPEAFEVCVLRQDGPGKTSYWQRFSVPYEKDMNVISVLQRIAAMATTIDGEHVAPVAWDCNCLEEVCGACTMVINGRVRQACSALVDRLLEDNPQEIELRPAGKFPVVRDLFVDRSRMFQALKRIKGWIPVDGYFDHGAGPLVSPEVQQQAYPLSECMSCGCCLEACPQYAKIELARHDGESEAHFAARKQAAYNRGFIGAAAISQAMLFNMHPTGQMNADERLDALMSEGGLQMCGNAQNCVAVCPKSIPLTRSIARAGRATTVYAIKKLFDF